One region of Sulfuriroseicoccus oceanibius genomic DNA includes:
- a CDS encoding helix-turn-helix transcriptional regulator — translation MSNFVGGSRLQMERIIEIFEAVKSNRYPNCTTLAEELEVTPKTIQRDISFMKRRLNVPIEYDKSMHGYVVTGDWDGLPGMDVQVEDLAALFLAKHALGSVRGTQLADALRPAFEKLTSRLEGKVNMNWREMDQAFSVKQVGALDVDLKMFGKLAEAVVKQLSVEFSYRKVDASSSEPRRLNPYHVGEIAGGWYVIGFDLDREALRTFALQRIKGLKVTSGHFERIDGFDINEHIGSSVGVWDNQSAQSSEVVLEVSGWVARMVQERKWHSSQKVKALDDYGTKVEVRMTLGNLEEVKQLVLSWGRNVKVIEPVELRDAIREEAQGMLAVYAG, via the coding sequence TGGTAGCAGGCTTCAGATGGAGCGGATTATTGAGATCTTCGAGGCTGTAAAGAGTAATCGCTATCCCAACTGCACGACATTGGCTGAAGAGTTGGAAGTGACGCCGAAGACAATTCAGCGCGATATTTCCTTTATGAAGAGGCGCTTGAACGTTCCCATTGAGTACGACAAGTCGATGCATGGGTACGTGGTGACCGGCGATTGGGATGGCCTGCCTGGAATGGACGTACAAGTGGAGGATTTGGCGGCTTTGTTTTTAGCAAAGCATGCGTTGGGGAGTGTCAGGGGAACCCAGCTTGCGGATGCGCTGCGGCCGGCATTCGAGAAGCTCACGAGTCGGCTGGAGGGCAAGGTGAATATGAACTGGCGGGAGATGGACCAGGCGTTTTCGGTCAAGCAGGTCGGGGCGCTGGACGTGGATTTGAAAATGTTTGGCAAGCTGGCCGAGGCGGTGGTGAAGCAACTGTCTGTCGAGTTTTCCTATCGCAAGGTGGATGCGAGTTCATCCGAGCCACGGCGGCTGAACCCATACCACGTCGGGGAGATTGCCGGGGGCTGGTATGTGATTGGGTTTGATCTCGATCGTGAAGCGCTGCGGACCTTTGCGCTGCAGCGGATCAAAGGGCTGAAGGTGACCAGCGGGCATTTTGAGAGGATCGATGGATTTGATATCAACGAGCACATCGGATCGAGTGTGGGGGTGTGGGATAACCAAAGCGCCCAATCTAGCGAGGTGGTGCTTGAGGTGAGCGGCTGGGTTGCGCGCATGGTGCAAGAGCGTAAGTGGCATTCATCGCAGAAGGTCAAAGCGCTCGATGACTATGGGACCAAGGTCGAGGTGCGGATGACCTTGGGGAACCTGGAGGAGGTGAAGCAGTTGGTGCTGAGCTGGGGGCGGAATGTGAAGGTGATTGAGCCGGTCGAGCTGCGCGATGCGATTCGGGAGGAAGCGCAGGGGATGCTGGCTGTGTATGCGGGGTGA